From a single Clostridium isatidis genomic region:
- the purN gene encoding phosphoribosylglycinamide formyltransferase — protein MAQTKIGVLISGGGTNLQILIDNIKKGYINGSIKLIISNKEDAFGLERAKKADIEAIYINPTLYKNAVDYDRKLIEEFKKRDIELIVLAGYLKILSREFVVEYRDRIINIHPSLIPSFCGKSFYGKRVHKAVLDYGCKITGATVHFVDENTDTGPVILQEPVKVYDDDTVESLQKRVLEAEHKILSKAVKLFCEGKLKIEGRHVKIIEE, from the coding sequence ATGGCACAAACCAAAATAGGAGTACTAATTTCAGGTGGCGGAACTAATTTGCAGATCTTAATTGATAATATAAAAAAAGGCTATATAAATGGAAGTATAAAATTAATTATTTCCAATAAAGAAGATGCCTTTGGTTTAGAAAGAGCTAAGAAAGCCGATATTGAAGCAATATATATTAACCCAACTCTGTATAAAAATGCAGTAGATTATGATAGAAAGCTAATTGAGGAATTTAAAAAAAGGGATATTGAATTAATAGTATTAGCAGGATATTTAAAAATACTTTCAAGAGAGTTTGTAGTTGAATATAGGGACAGGATAATAAATATACATCCTTCTCTTATCCCTAGTTTTTGTGGAAAAAGCTTTTATGGGAAAAGGGTACATAAGGCTGTACTTGATTATGGCTGCAAAATAACTGGAGCAACTGTTCATTTTGTAGATGAAAATACAGATACTGGACCAGTGATACTACAGGAACCAGTAAAAGTTTATGATGATGATACTGTGGAAAGTCTTCAAAAAAGAGTATTGGAAGCTGAACATAAGATTTTATCAAAAGCTGTAAAGTTGTTTTGTGAGGGAAAGCTAAAAATAGAAGGAAGACATGTAAAAATAATTGAGGAGTGA